ATATCTCTGATATCATTCTTTAGCAATAATAAGAACAGCATCATTGGTAATAAATAATATTTTAAACCGCCTATAAAATGAGATATTTCTGGAGTTAATTGCCAGATATGCAACGATGCTCCTATCATACCCCCAAAATAAATAAAAGTTAAACCTGGAATAAACTTAAAAATAGGTAACTTTACTTTAATTTGTAAAAATAATACTAATGTTACAAATAAAATCAACAATGAAAAATAACTATAAATACTTGTTATCATACAATCCTCCCTTTAAATAATAGTTTAAGCATACTGTTTGTTTGATTACCTAACACTTTATATGCCTTATTACAACTTCACCCTATTATAATACCACGATTTTTATAAAAATTAAACTTTTTTGTCTAAAATAAAAAAATGGCTATCTATATAACTAGATAGCCATTTAATTTTAATTAATTATTTAGATACATTATAAAATACATCTATTCCGTTATATTGAGCCATTTCTCCTAATTCTTGTTCAATTCTTAATAATTGGTTGTATTTTGCCATTCTGTCAGTTCTTGAAGTTGACCCTGTTTTTATTTGTCCAGCATTAACACCAACTACTAAATCAGCTATTGTTGCATCTTCAGTTTCCCCTGATCTATGAGAAACTACTGCAGTCATTCCTGCTCTTTTTGCCATTTCAATAGCATCTAAAGTTTCTGTTAATGTTCCTATTTGATTAAGTTTAATTAATATTGAGTTTGCTGCTTTTTCTTTTATTCCTCTTGCTAATCTTTCAGTATTAGTTACAAATAAATCATCACCAACTATTTGAGTTTTATCTCCTATAGCTGCTGTTAATTTTTTCCATCCATCCCAATCATCTTCAGCTAATCCGTCTTCTATTGATGTTATTGGATATTTTTCAACTAAAGATTTATACCAATCTACCATCTCATCAGATGTTCTTACAACTCCACCTTCTCTTTTAAATTCATAGTTTCCAGTTTCTTCATTATAAAATTCACTTGAAGCTGAGTCTATAGCAAATGTTATATCTTTTCCTGGTTCATAACCTGCTTTTTTGATAGCTTCTACCATCATATCTAAAGCACCTTCTGTTCCATTTATATTTGCCGGAGCATATCCTCCTTCATTTCCTACATTTGTAGAATCTCCATTAGCTTTTAATAATTTCCCTAAGTTATGGAAAACTTCAGCTCCCATTCTCATAGCTTCATGAAAATCTTTAGCTCCTACTGGTTGAATCATGAATTCTTGAACATCTACTGCAGAATCAGCATGTGATCCTCCATTTAAAATGTTCATCATAGGAAGAGGTAATTCTTTTGCATTTACTCCACCTAAATATTTATATAAAGGCATTCCTTCTGCTGCTGCTGCTGCCTTTGCAACTGCTAATGAAACACCTAATATAGCATTAGCTCCTAATCTTCCTTTATTTGGAGTTCCATCTAATTTTATCATAGCTTTATCAATTTTCACTTGATCTAAAGCATCCATCCCTAATAACATTTCTTTTATTTCAGTATTAACATTTTTTACAGCTGTTAATACTCCTTTTCCTAAATATCTTGATTTATCTCCATCTCTTAATTCTACAGCTTCATGAACTCCTGTAGAGGCTCCTGATGGAACTGCTGCTCTTCCTTCAGCACCACAAGATAAAACTACATCTACTTCTACAGTTGGATTTCCTCTTGAATCTAATATTTCTCTAGCTATTACGTCAACTATTTTTGTCATTTCTTCCTCCTTAAAATCTGTTAACACTTAAAATATTTATATTTATTTAATTATCTAACTTTTATTATTTTTAAAGTATTAGTTGTTCCTTGAATGAAAACTTCTTCTCCACATGTTGCTGCTATTATATCTCCAGATTCTACTAACCCTAATCCTAAAGCTGCTTTTTCTGCATGCTCCATAAATCCTTTTAATGTTTTTATATCTTCGCTCAAATAAGGAACTACACCTTTTGTTAAAAGTAATTGATTAAATGATTTTTGATTATTAGTAATTGCCATTATATTTGCTGTTGGAAAATATTTTCTTAAACTTCTCGCTGCTCTTCCAGAACCAGTTCCAACAACTATTAATTTTGCATGTAAAACTTCTGCTGCATCCACGCATCCTTTTGCAACAGCTTCTGTAATAGTTAATTTTCCTTTTCTATCATAATCAACATTACTATATAATAATGGATCTGTCTTTTCTGCTATTCTAGTCATTACCTTTACTGCTTCTACAGGATATTTCCCTTTAGCACTTTCCCCTGATAACATAACTGCATCTGTTCCATCTAATATTGCATTAGCCACATCATTAGCTTCCGCTCTTGTTGGTCTTGGATTATTTATCATCGAATCTAGCATTTGTGTTGCTGTTATTACTGGTTTTCCAGCTTCATTACACTTTTCTATCATCATTTTTTGAGCAAAAGGAACCTCTTCTACAGGTATTTCAACTCCCAAATCTCCTCTTGCAACCATTATTCCATCTGAATATTTTAAAATTTCTTCAAAATTATCTAATCCCTCTTTATTTTCTATTTTTGAAATTATCTTTATTGCTTCTCCACCATTTTCAGTAAGGATCTTTCTAACCTCCTTAACATCTTCAGCTTTTCTTATAAACGACGCTGCTACAAAATCTACTCCTTGTTCACATCCAAATTTTAAATCTGCAACGTCTTTCTTCGCAAGTGCTGGTAAATTAACATTTACATTAGGTAGATTAACTCCTTTATTCTCTCCTAATTCTCCGTTATTTAAAACAGTACATCTAACTTCCTGCCCTTCTATTTCATCTACTTTCATTTCTATCAAACCATCATCAATTAAAACTATATCTCCTAAAGATAAGTCAGATGCAAAATTATCATAAGTAACTGCTACTTTATCTTTATTTCCAACAACTGCTTTATCTGTAGTTATTGTAAATTTTTGTCCAGCAATTAATTTAACATCTTCCCCATTTTCTAATTTTATTGTTCTTATTTCAGGACCTTTTGTATCTAAAAGTATTGCCGCTTTTAATCCTGTTTCTATTTTTATTTCTCTTAATGTTGCTATTCTTTCTGCATGTTCTTCATGACTTCCATGAGAAAAGTTTAATCTCATAACATTCATTCCAGCTTTTATAAGTTTTGTTAACATCTCTTTAGACTCACTTTTAGGGCCTATTGTACAAACTATTTTTGTTTTTTTCACAAAATCACCTCAATAATTTTTTTATTTTTACACACACAACAAAATTATATAAATTCTAATAATTATTTTATATATTTATGTTTAAATTTTAAACAATAAAGGTACTTTTGTCAATTTTATTAACGAGCATTTTTTTATCCTTTTTAGTAATATCCTTAATCATGTAGCTTTAATATAACAATAAAAAAAAGAGATGTTATACATCTCTTTGACTTTCTTAATGGCGGGAGCGACGAGAATCGAACTCGCGACCCCCAACGTGACAGGCTGGTGCTCTAACCAAACTGAGCTACGCCCCCGCATATAATGGTGGTCACAACAGGACTTGAACCTGTGACCCCCTGCTTGTAAGGCAGGTGCTCTCCCAACTGAGCTATGCGACCAAGTGGTGGCCAGAGGCGGAATCGAACCACCGACACGGGGATTTTCAGTCCCCTGCTCTACCGACTGAGCTATCTGGCCAAACAAATATTTAATTCTAAAAAAAAATGGCGGAGAACCAGAGACTCGAACTCTGAAGCCTTGCGGCGTCGGTTTTCAAGACCGATTCCTTACCAATTAGGATAGCTCTCCAGCACATATGGTACCCCGTAGGGGAATCGAACCCCTGTCTCCAGAGTGAAAATCTGATGTCCTAACCGTTGAACGAACGGGGCATAAAATGGTGGATCTAATTGGATTTGAACCAATGACCACTCGGTTATGAGCCGAGTGCTCTAACCAGCTGAGCTATAGATCCATACGTTTCTATAATCTACCATGTGTTAAATTATTCTTTTTTTATTTCTATATGGCGTGTCTGAAGGGATTCGAACCCCTGACCCACGCCTTAGAAGGGCGTTGCTCTATCCAGCTGAGCTACAGACACAAATGAATAGATGGTGCGTCATACAGGATTTGAACCTGTGACAACACGATTAAAAGTCGTGTGCTCTACCAGCTGAGCTAATGACGCATATTCTGGAGCGGGAAACGAGGTTCGAACTCGCGACATTCAGCTTGGAAGGCTGACGCTCTACCAACTGAGCTATTCCCGCATTTGTAAATCTATTATTTGGTTTTGGTGGCGGGGATAGGACTTGAACCTATGACCTTCGGGTTATGAGCCCGACGAGCTGCCAACTGCTCTACCCCGCGATATGGTGCCTAGGGCCGGAATCGAACCGGCACGGTATCAAGATACCACGGGATTTTAAGTCCCGTGCGTCTACCTGTTCCGCCACCCAGGCTTCTTAAGTTAAGATGTTTTTCTTTTCCTCAAGACAAGAATAATAATATCACATTTACTAACTTGTGTCAATAATTTTTTTCGCTTTTTTTCCGCTTTTTTTTAGAAATTTAACACATACCCTTATTTACCAACGTTTTCTTCTATTATTATTTTATATTTTTTTTCTATAATTTTTATAAATTTTTTTCTTTCTTCTTGATTTGTCACTAATAACTCTTTATTTTTTTTCACTTTTTTCTTTAAAATATACTCAATTTTTGAAGCTTCACTCCGATTTTTAGAAACAAAGGTAATTTCTATTCCTTTTACCCCTTTAATTTTAGTATACTTTGCTCCTTTTCCACTTTTATGTTTCTCATATCTTTTTTCAATATCATTAGTTATGCCTGTATATAAACTATTGTCCCCACATCTTAAAATATAAATATACCAATTTTTCATTTTTATTCCTTTTTTTTAATAATAAAATAAGTTATAATCTATTAAATATAACTTATTTTATCACACAATTTATAAAAGGAGGACTATTTTTGGATAATTTAAAAGGAAAAAGAAAATTTTATGCTTATGAACTTTCTATTTTATTAATTCTTATATTTTTTATATCTTTTTTCATCTATACTCGTATTGTTTATGAAGAAAATATTTTAATCGGATTAAAAAAAATTATGGAATCTCAATCTATATTAATAACTGATTTTTTAGTAGTAGGGGGTATCAGTGGAGGATTTTTAAACGCTTTTTTAATTCTTCTTTTAAATTTTTCTATTATTAAAATTTTAAAAATTAAAATTTCTGGAATTGTTCTTGCCTCACTCTTTACTGTTTTTGGATTTTCCTTCTTTGGAAAAAATATTTTAAATATTTTACCGATATATATTGGAGGAATTATATACAGCAAATATGAAGGGATTCCTTTTAGAGATATATTTATACGGGTTTCTTTCGCTACTGCTTTAGCTCCTTTTATTAGTGAAATTGCTTTCAGTACCAATTCTTTTGAATTCTCATATATAAATGGAATCTTATTTGGAACATTTATCGGCTTTATAATTAGTCCTTTAGCTAAAAAAATGAAATCTTTTCACGAAGGATATAATTTATATAATATGGGGTTCACTGCAGGTATATTAGGAACCGTTCTTAATAGTATTTTAAAATCTTACGGTTTTAATGTCGCCTCTAGAAAAATTCTTTCTACAGAATATGATCATACTATAAAATTAATTTGTTGTTTTATTTTTTCTATATTTATAATTGTTGGGTTTTTCGTTAATGATTCTTCTTTTAAAGGTTATAAAGCATTAACTAAAGATAATGGATTAGAATCAGATTTTATTAATAATTATGGCTACGGATTAACTTTTATAAATATGGGAATTATGGGATTTATTTCTCTTCTTTTCCCCATGTTATTTAGAGAACCATTAAATGGTCCTATTCTAGCTGGAATCTTCACTATTGTTGGATTTTCCGCTCATGGAAAAACTTATTTAAATACTATTCCTATTTTAATAGGAGTAGCCTTTGCTGGATTTTCTGGAACTAATTTTAATTCCTTTACTATTGTTCTTTCAGGATTATTTGGAACATCTCTCGCCCCAATATCTGGAGTTTTTGGAATTTTCTGGGGGATTGTTGCTGGTTGGTTACATCTTACTGTTGTTACTACGATAGGATCTATCCATGGAGGTCTAAATTTATATAATAATGGATTTTCTGCTGGAATTGTTGCTGGTTTTATGCTCCCTATATTAAGAACTCTAAATGAAAGAGCTGCAAAAAAAGAATTAGCTTTTTTTAAAAAAAGAAAAGAAATTATTAAATTAATTAATAATAAAAGAGTTAAGCCCAATGAATTTAAAAATATCGAAGACAAACTATAAAAAAAGAATCAGTACAAAAGTACTGATTCTTTTTTTATAGTTTGTCTATTGGCAAGGTTGCTATTCCATTTAATGTTAAGTTTATTTCTTCTTTATATCCATTTTTTATTTTATAATATGCTGCCAACGCTATCATTGCACCGTTATCTGTACATAATTTCATTGAAGGATAATAAACTTTTATCCCTTTCTTTTCTCCTTTTTCTTTCAGTTCTTTCCTTAGCAAAGAATTTGCAGCTACTCCTCCCGCAATTATTATATTTTTTACAGGATATTCTTCACAAGCCTTTAATGTTTTTTTACATAAAATCTCTACAACTTTTTGTTGAAAAGAAGCTGCTAAATCTTCGGGTTTAAAATATTCTTTTTTCATATTCATTTTATTTACATAATTTATGACAGAAGTTTTTATTCCTGAAAAACTAAAGTTATAATCATTTACTTTTGGAGTTGTTATTTTAAGAAAGTTAGGATTCCCTTCATAATACATTTTATCTATAACAGGACCCCCTGGATAACCTATTCCTAATACTCTCGCTACTTTATCATAACTTTCTCCCACTGCGTCGTCTAAAGTTCCTCCTAAATTTTTAAAATTATATTCTTTATCTATATAAATTATATTAGTGTGTCCTCCTGAAACAACTAAGGCAATACAAGGCAACTCAACTTTATTTTCTATGAAATTAGCGTAAATATGACCCCTTATATGATGCACTGGAACTAGTGGAATATTCTTCCCATATGCTAGTCCTTTAGCAAAAGATACTCCTACAAGTAAGGCTCCTATTAATCCTGGAGCATAAGTAACTGCTATATAATCTATCTCATCTAACGTTACATGAGCCTCTTCTAAGCTTTCCTGTAATATAGCTGCAATATTTTTCACATGCTGCCTCGAAGCTATTTCTGGAACAACTCCTCCATATTCTTTATGAATAGCTATTTGAGAAGAAATTTTATTTGATAAAATTTCTTCTCCATTTTTAATTATCGCTATTGATGTTTCATCACAAGATGATTCTATCCCTAATATTAACATTTATCCTCCTAATTTTTAAAACTATGTATTGGAGCCGGCACTCTTCCTCCTCTATCAATAAATTTGTTACAACTAAATTTATTGACTGACATTATAGGAGCATAACCTAATAATCCTCCAAACTCAACATATTCTCCTACTTTTTTACCTATAACAGGTATTAGTCTAACCGCTGTTGTTTTATTGTTTATCATTCCTATCGCAGCTTCATCCGAAATTATTCCAGATATTGTTGCCGCAGAAGTATCTCCTGGAATAGCTATCATATCTAATCCCACAGAACATACACAAGTCATTGCTTCTAATTTTTCTAAAGTTAAAGCTCCTATTTCTGCTGCTTTTATCATTGCATGATCTTCACTAACAGGAATAAATGCTCCACTTAATCCTCCTACATAAGAAGAAGCCATAACTCCCCCTTTTTTCACGTTATCATTTAGCATGGCTAAAGCTGCTGTTGTTCCTGGGGCTCCTGGTTGCTCTAATCCCATTTCCTGAAAAATTTCTCCTATACTATCTCCAACTGCTGGAGTTGGAGCTAATGATAAATCTATTATTCCAAATTTAACTCCCAACCTTTCTGCAGCTTCTTGAGCAACTAATTGCCCAACTCTAGTTATTTTAAATGCTGTCTTTTTTATAACCTCACATAGAGTCTCAAAATCTTTTCCTCTAGCTTCTTCCAAAGCTTTTTTTACAACGCCTGGGCCACTAACTCCGACATTGACTATCGCTTCAGCTTCTCCTAGTCCATGAAAAGCTCCTGCCATAAATGGATTATCTTCTACTGCATTGCAAAATATAACTAATTTTGCACATCCTATACTTTCTTCATTTTTAGTTAGCTCAGCAGTTTCTTTTATTATATATCCCATTTCTTTTATTGCATCCATATTAAGACCATTTCTTGATGTCCCAACATTAATTGAAGAACAAACTCTTTCGGTTACCTTCAATGCTTCTGGAATTGATTTAATTAATATTTTATCTGAATTTGTATAACCTTTTTGCACTAAAGCTGAAAAGCCTCCTATAAAATTAACTCCACATTCTTTTGCCGCTTTATCTAAAGTTTTAGCCACACTAACATAAGAATCTGTATTACAGCCAGCTGCTGCTATCGCTATAGGAGTAACTGAAATTCTTTTATTTACAACCGGAACTCCAAATTGTTTTGCAATGTCATCTCCAATTTCAACCAAATTTTTAGCATACTTTACTATTTTATTATATATCTTTTCATTAAATCTATCAATATTAGAATCTGCACAATCCATTAAACTAATCCCCATAGTTATAGTTCTTACATCAAGATTTTCCTCTGCTATCATCATATTAGTTTCTATTATCTCGCCTCTTGAAATCATTGTTTGCTCCTCCTTTTTTAAATACGGTGCATACAGTTAAATATATCTTCATTTTGTATAGTTATAACAACACCTAATTCATTCCCTATTTGTGTTAATTTATTACTTATTTCCTTCGTTGTTTGTATTTCTTTAGTTATTTCAACTATCATCATCATATTAAAATAACCTTTTACTATTGTCTGAGATATATCTAAAACATTTATCTCTTTTTCCGCCAAATAAGTACATATCTTCGCTATTATCCCAACTTTATCGCTCCCTAAAACAGTAATTATACATTTCATACTATACCTCCTATAATTTTATTCCTCATTATAACACCTTTTGTTTATTTTTCAAATATTAAATTATAAAAACACCATAAGAAATCTTATGGTGTTTTTATAATTTAATATTTATACTGTTGTTATTTCCTTTTCTTTCAATGCTAATAATTTATCTATGTCTTTAATTACTTTATCTGTAATTTTCTGAACTTCATTTTCTGCATCTTTTAACTCATCAGTTGTTAAATCTTCTGATTTTTCTAATCTTCTTAATCCATTATTTGTTTCTTTTCTTATATTTCTTACTGCTATTTTTCCTTCTTCTGCATCTTTTTTAGCTATTTTGACATACTCTTTTCTTCTGTCTGCTGTTAATTCTGGAACCATAAGTCTAATTACTCTTCCATCATTATTTGGTGTTAACCCTAAATTAGCTGTCATTATAGCTTTCTCTATTGATGGAATTACAGATTTATCCCATGGATCTATAACTAATAATCTTGCTTCTGGAGCTGATACAGTTCCAACTTGGTTTAATGGCATATCAGATCCATACTGTGAAACTTTTACTCCATCTAACATTGAAACATTTGCTCTCCCTGCTCTTATTGCAGTAAATTTATTCTTTGTCGCTTCTACTGTTTTTTCCATTTTTTCTTTGCATTCTAATATTAGATTTTCTTTATCCATTATTTATCCTCCTAATTATTATAGTACCACTGTTCCTATCTTTTCTCCTAAAACAACTTTTTCTATATTTCCTTCTTTTAAAGAATCAAATACAATTAAAGGTAATTTATTATCTCTACATAATGAAATTGCTGCTGCATCCATAACTTTTAAATCATTGTTTAAAACCTCTGTATATGTTATTGTGTTATATTTTTTTGCATCTATAAATTTAACTGGATCTTTATCATATATTCCATCGACCTTTGTTGCTTTTATAACTACATCTGCATTTATTTCAATAGCTCTTAATGCTGCTGCTGTATCAGTTGTAAAATATGGATTTCCTGTTCCTGCTCCAAATATTACTACTCTCCCTTTTTCTAAATGTCTTTGAGCTCTTCTTTTAATAAATGGTTCTGCTATTTTAGGCATTTCTATAGCTGTTAAAACTCTTGTTGGAACTCCTAATTTTTCTATAGAATTTTGAAGTGCTAAAGAATTAATTACTGTAGCCAACATTCCCATATGATCTCCAGTTACTCTATCCACTCCTTGTTCTGCTCCTGAAAGTCCTCTAAAAATATTTCCTCCACCTATAACTATTCCAACCTCAACTCCTAGGTCAACTATATCTTTTATTTGCTTAGCATATGACGAAATAACTTCAGATGATATTCCGAAATCTTGATTCCCCATTAATGCTTCTCCACTTAATTTTAGTAATATTCTGTTATACACAGGTTTCATTCTTTCCTCCTATTTTTTTAAAAAAATAGGGATGCTATTGCATCCCTTGTTTTATCTTCTTAAGAAGTCTTATCCATTAATTTGAGCTGCAACTTCAGCTGCGAAGTCTTCTACTTTCTTTTCAATTCCTTCTCCTACTTTATATCTAGTGAAAGATAATACTTTCATGTCTCCTGCAAATTTAGCAACAGTTTCTTTATTTTCTGCTCTTACATATATTTGATCAACTAAACAATTTTCTTCATAGAATTTTCTCATTTTCCCAATTAATATTTTTTCTATAATTTGAGCTGGTTTTCCTTCCATTTCTAATTGTTTTCTAGCAATTTCTTTTTCATGTTCTAACATTTCAGGTGTCACTTCTTCTTCGCATAGATAACCAGGGTTCATTGCTGCTGCGTGCATAGCAATTCCTTTTGCTCTTTCTAATCTTTCTGGAGTTAATTCTGCTGACATTTCAACTATTACTCCTAATTTTCCACCTAAATGATTATAAGTAGTAACAAAACCAGGTGCAATAACCTTTTCCATTCTTCTTATATTCATATTTTCTCCAATTTTAGCAATTAGAGCAACTAATGATTCTTCTATTGTTTTACCATCAGCTAGTTTTTGAGCTTTTAATTCTTCAACAGTTGTTACTTCTGTATTTAAAGCTACTTCAACTAAAAGTTTTCCAAAATCTTTAAATGCATCATTTTTAGAAACAAAATCTGTTTCTGCATTGAACTCAATAACTACTGCTTTTTTATGATCTTCAGTAACTCCATCGAAAATTAATCCTTCTGCCGCTACTCTACCTGATTTTTTAACAGCTTTAGCCATACCTTTTTCTCTTAGTAAGTCTACAGCTTTTTCCATATTTCCTTCTGTTTCTGTAAGTGCTTTTTTACAATCCATCATTCCAGCACCAGTCATTTCTCTTAATTCTTTTACTAATTTAGCTGTAATTTGCATATTATTTTGTCCTCCTTAAAAAATTATTCTGCCGCTCCATTTTCTGCAACTTCTTCAGTTAACTCTTTAGCTTCTGCTGCTTTTTCTTCAGCACCTTGCTTTCCTTCTATTACTGCATTAGCCATTAATGTAGTCATTAATTTTACTGATCTTATAGCATCATCATTTGAAGGGATTGGATAATTAATTAAATCTGGATCTACGTTAGTGTCTATCATAGCTATTACTGGAATTCCTAGGTGACTAGCCTCTTCTACTGCTAAAGCTTCTTTTTTAACATCAACAACAAATAATGCTTTTGGTAATCCTGGCATATCTTGAATTCCTGATAAGTTTTTAGATAGTTTATCTAATTCTTTTCTTAATTTAGAAGCCTCTTTTTTAGTATAAGAATTGTCTAAAACACCTTCTTCTTCCATTTTTGTTAATTCTTTAAGTCTTGCTATTCTTCCTTTGATAGTTCCAAAGTTAGTTAACATTCCTCCTAACCATCTATTATTTACATAATACATTCCAGCTCTTTCAGATTGTTCTTTAATTGTATCTTGAGCTTGTTTTTTTGTTCCAACAAATAAAACATGTCCTCCATCAGCTGCAATATCTCTTACTACTGAGTAAGCAACCTCTATCTTTTTTAAAGATTTATGTAAATCTATTACATGTATCCCATTTCTTTCTGTAAAAATATACTTTTTCATTTTTGGATTCCATCTTTTTGCTTGATGTCCAAAATGAACTCCTGATTCTAACAATTGTTTCATTGTAACTACTGCCATTTTTATTCCTCCTAATTTTTTGGTTAATCTTCCGCTAATCTTAAAAACTAAACAACTCAAAAGAGCACCATGCTTAGAAATAATTAACGTGCTTTTTATAGCATTTTATTCTATCATTTATCATTTATATTGTCAACCTTAAGCTTTGATTTTCTTACTCTTTTTATAAAAAAATCTCAATTTTTCTTTCTTCATTACATTTAGTTTCTAGAAAATTTATTGCCTTTTCTAAAGGAGCTCCTTTAAACTCTCTTCCATTAAAATTACATACTTTTATACAAGCACAACATTGAATACATTTCTTTGAATCAACTTCCCCTATATTTATTTTTGAAATAGCTTCAGTAGGACAAACGCTAGCACAAGTATTGCATCCCTTACAATTTTCATTAGGTAAAGGAGCTATATTCTTTTTCTGTCCATCTTTCTTATATGGTTTATTTCCTGGAACGTTTATATTATCTAGTTCACTAATTTTTTTTATTTTTTCTATAATTTTTCCACCAAATTTATAAGCTTTTTCAGTATCTTGTTTATTAGGACGTCCTGTAGCTACTTTTTTAGTATAAGAATGCTCTCCTAAAAAAGCTCCTGCTGCAATAACTTTAAATCCATTTCTAATAAAAATATCTTTTAACTCTATTAAAGTATCATCATAATGTCTATTTCCATATACCGCTACTAAAACAATTGGGGTGTTACTTCCTTTTATCCTATTTAGTGTTTCTCTTATTACTTTAGGAGTTCTTCCCCCATAAACTGGTACCCCTATAATAACTAAATCTTGCTTCAAAAATTCATATTCTT
This is a stretch of genomic DNA from Fusobacterium sp. JB019. It encodes these proteins:
- the rpsB gene encoding 30S ribosomal protein S2 translates to MAVVTMKQLLESGVHFGHQAKRWNPKMKKYIFTERNGIHVIDLHKSLKKIEVAYSVVRDIAADGGHVLFVGTKKQAQDTIKEQSERAGMYYVNNRWLGGMLTNFGTIKGRIARLKELTKMEEEGVLDNSYTKKEASKLRKELDKLSKNLSGIQDMPGLPKALFVVDVKKEALAVEEASHLGIPVIAMIDTNVDPDLINYPIPSNDDAIRSVKLMTTLMANAVIEGKQGAEEKAAEAKELTEEVAENGAAE
- the tsf gene encoding translation elongation factor Ts; this translates as MQITAKLVKELREMTGAGMMDCKKALTETEGNMEKAVDLLREKGMAKAVKKSGRVAAEGLIFDGVTEDHKKAVVIEFNAETDFVSKNDAFKDFGKLLVEVALNTEVTTVEELKAQKLADGKTIEESLVALIAKIGENMNIRRMEKVIAPGFVTTYNHLGGKLGVIVEMSAELTPERLERAKGIAMHAAAMNPGYLCEEEVTPEMLEHEKEIARKQLEMEGKPAQIIEKILIGKMRKFYEENCLVDQIYVRAENKETVAKFAGDMKVLSFTRYKVGEGIEKKVEDFAAEVAAQING
- the pyrH gene encoding UMP kinase; translated protein: MKPVYNRILLKLSGEALMGNQDFGISSEVISSYAKQIKDIVDLGVEVGIVIGGGNIFRGLSGAEQGVDRVTGDHMGMLATVINSLALQNSIEKLGVPTRVLTAIEMPKIAEPFIKRRAQRHLEKGRVVIFGAGTGNPYFTTDTAAALRAIEINADVVIKATKVDGIYDKDPVKFIDAKKYNTITYTEVLNNDLKVMDAAAISLCRDNKLPLIVFDSLKEGNIEKVVLGEKIGTVVL
- a CDS encoding 4Fe-4S binding protein; amino-acid sequence: MLEELKKINVFYFSPTHTTKTIVQNIALGTKLEIEDNDLTFINRNIKEYEFLKQDLVIIGVPVYGGRTPKVIRETLNRIKGSNTPIVLVAVYGNRHYDDTLIELKDIFIRNGFKVIAAGAFLGEHSYTKKVATGRPNKQDTEKAYKFGGKIIEKIKKISELDNINVPGNKPYKKDGQKKNIAPLPNENCKGCNTCASVCPTEAISKINIGEVDSKKCIQCCACIKVCNFNGREFKGAPLEKAINFLETKCNEERKIEIFL